A single window of Terriglobia bacterium DNA harbors:
- a CDS encoding M67 family metallopeptidase yields the protein MDLVLGPGILEQLIQHAKVAYPVEGCGLLAGRDVAGRFIAMRNVSGSSAEYEMDPAELIHVLRELRNSGEQLLAIYHSHPHGPAGLSDKDVEQAYYPEAAQVVVSLADPEHPQAMAFRITGGAIRQIELHVIV from the coding sequence ATGGATCTCGTCTTAGGCCCCGGCATTCTCGAACAGCTGATCCAGCACGCGAAAGTTGCCTATCCCGTCGAGGGCTGCGGGCTCCTGGCCGGCCGCGACGTGGCCGGCCGCTTTATCGCGATGAGAAATGTTTCCGGTTCTTCGGCAGAATACGAGATGGATCCAGCCGAGCTGATCCATGTCCTTCGCGAACTGCGGAATTCGGGCGAGCAGCTCCTGGCCATCTATCATTCTCACCCGCACGGTCCGGCCGGTCTGTCGGACAAGGACGTCGAGCAGGCGTATTATCCCGAGGCCGCCCAGGTGGTTGTCTCGCTGGCCGATCCGGAACACCCTCAGGCAATGGCTTTCCGCATTACCGGTGGCGCAATCCGTCAGATCGAACTTCATGTTATAGTTTAG
- a CDS encoding SDR family NAD(P)-dependent oxidoreductase, whose translation MQGKIIVITGATSGIGGIAADKLAAMGARIVAIARSRERGEAALARFRRIAPGVRHSVYYADLSRVSATKRAAAEIAAAEPRIDVLINNAGALFGKREVTDEDLELTFATNHMSYFVLTEALRERLIASAPARVINTSSEAHRGVKIDFDDLQFNRGFAGLAAYRRSKLCNILFTRELARNFAGTGVTANSLHPGFVNTRFGGETKGSLRYLFSVAKNFAISPEKGAETIVFLASSKEVDNVTGEYFYRCRTKTPTSEAQDDQAARRLWEESKRIAAT comes from the coding sequence GTGCAGGGAAAGATCATCGTCATAACCGGTGCCACCTCCGGCATCGGCGGAATCGCAGCAGACAAACTCGCCGCCATGGGAGCCCGTATTGTCGCCATTGCCCGCAGCCGCGAGCGCGGTGAGGCGGCGCTCGCCCGGTTTCGCCGGATCGCTCCCGGTGTCCGCCACAGCGTTTATTACGCGGACTTATCCAGAGTTTCCGCCACGAAAAGAGCCGCTGCTGAAATTGCGGCCGCGGAACCGCGTATCGATGTCCTGATCAATAACGCCGGCGCTCTGTTCGGGAAGCGCGAAGTGACGGACGAAGACCTGGAACTGACATTCGCGACGAATCATATGTCCTACTTTGTCCTTACGGAGGCGCTGCGTGAGCGTTTGATTGCCTCCGCCCCTGCGCGCGTGATTAACACCTCTTCGGAAGCGCACCGTGGCGTGAAAATCGATTTCGACGATCTGCAATTCAACCGCGGCTTCGCGGGACTGGCCGCCTATCGCCGCTCGAAACTCTGCAACATCCTGTTCACGAGGGAACTCGCTCGGAACTTTGCCGGAACCGGCGTTACAGCCAACTCTCTGCATCCCGGATTTGTGAATACCCGATTTGGCGGTGAAACCAAAGGATCTCTGCGTTATCTCTTTTCGGTTGCGAAGAATTTTGCCATCTCCCCCGAGAAAGGCGCGGAAACTATCGTCTTTCTTGCCTCTTCGAAAGAAGTGGACAACGTTACCGGTGAGTATTTTTATCGGTGCCGGACAAAGACGCCGACTTCGGAAGCTCAGGATGATCAGGCGGCGCGGCGGCTGTGGGAAGAATCGAAGAGAATCGCGGCTACGTAA
- a CDS encoding adenylate/guanylate cyclase domain-containing response regulator — MKRTILIADDDPSVRNFLHAILEGEGYDVIQAESGEQALAVTQALQPAAFILDVEMPGMSGITLCRAIRQIERHRSTPIIFLTGSDTDDTIDKAFSAGGDDFIAKPSSAAAVRARLKSHLQRSEYSQRLEWLRSVLKRYVSRRTLDVVENAAATGTLPPPQEQDLAICFTDMRGFTAFAEDMEPTRLFALVSELLADQVQIIHEFGGYVDKFGGDGVMAIFEGPDMVVQSCLCALRILESARLRDIGVTVQTHGFGIGIHAGRAVIGNIGSPEHLDYSAIGSAVNLAARLCGQAQAMSVVVSKAVREGVAGDSRLKFHSERHVPIRGIKETVTVYTLSRP, encoded by the coding sequence ATGAAGCGTACAATCCTCATTGCCGATGACGACCCGAGCGTCCGAAACTTCCTGCACGCGATTTTGGAAGGAGAAGGGTACGACGTCATCCAGGCGGAATCCGGTGAGCAGGCGCTCGCTGTCACTCAGGCTCTGCAACCAGCCGCTTTTATCCTAGATGTCGAGATGCCGGGAATGAGCGGGATCACCCTGTGCCGCGCGATCCGCCAGATCGAACGGCACCGCAGCACTCCCATCATTTTTCTAACCGGCAGCGATACCGACGACACCATCGACAAGGCTTTTTCGGCCGGCGGTGACGATTTCATCGCCAAACCCAGCAGCGCGGCGGCTGTTCGCGCGCGGCTGAAGTCGCATTTGCAGCGCTCGGAATATTCCCAGCGTCTCGAGTGGCTCCGCAGCGTCCTCAAGCGATATGTTTCCCGGCGCACGCTCGATGTCGTCGAGAACGCGGCGGCAACAGGCACGCTGCCGCCGCCGCAGGAACAGGATCTTGCGATTTGTTTCACGGATATGCGCGGCTTTACGGCGTTCGCGGAAGACATGGAGCCCACGCGCTTGTTCGCGCTGGTGAGCGAGCTGCTGGCCGATCAGGTTCAGATCATTCATGAATTCGGCGGATACGTCGATAAATTCGGCGGCGATGGCGTCATGGCAATTTTCGAAGGGCCGGACATGGTTGTTCAAAGCTGTCTGTGCGCCCTGCGAATTCTCGAGAGTGCGCGTTTGAGAGATATCGGTGTGACCGTGCAGACGCACGGTTTCGGGATCGGTATTCATGCGGGCCGCGCCGTGATCGGAAATATCGGTTCGCCCGAGCATCTCGACTACTCGGCGATCGGAAGCGCAGTCAACCTTGCGGCGCGATTGTGCGGCCAGGCCCAGGCGATGTCCGTCGTGGTTTCCAAAGCCGTCCGCGAAGGTGTTGCCGGCGATTCGCGCCTGAAATTCCATTCCGAGCGGCACGTGCCGATTCGCGGAATCAAAGAAACGGTCACTGTTTATACACTGAGCCGGCCGTAG
- the ftsZ gene encoding cell division protein FtsZ: MTVNVPVDTSIKFLFDEGVRLGATIKVVGVGGGGSNAVNRMIDAGLDGVDFLVANTDVQALKQSKAPVKLQIGAKLTKGLGAGANPDVGRQAALEDTDKVIEALEGADMVFVTTGLGGGTGTGAAPIVASLAAELGALTVAVVTKPFAFEGKKRLLQSERGLTDLKDCVDTVITIPNERLLATLERGTSLFDAFRIADDILRQAVQGISDLIIVPGLINLDFADVKTVMSGMGMALMGTGNATGDNRAVEAAKKAISSRLLEDGSIQGARGVLINITGGHDLLLHEVSEASSIIHDAADPEANIIFGAVLDDRMKDEVKITVIATGFERRTETVAAGPAASIMNSKPSISGPDLEIPAFLRRAQK, encoded by the coding sequence ATGACGGTAAATGTGCCAGTGGATACTTCCATCAAATTCCTGTTCGATGAAGGCGTGCGCCTTGGCGCAACGATCAAGGTGGTCGGCGTCGGCGGAGGCGGTTCGAACGCCGTCAACAGGATGATCGACGCGGGTCTGGATGGAGTGGATTTCCTCGTTGCCAATACCGATGTCCAGGCGCTGAAGCAATCGAAAGCGCCGGTGAAGCTTCAGATCGGCGCGAAATTGACGAAGGGTCTGGGCGCCGGCGCGAACCCCGATGTTGGCCGCCAGGCGGCTCTCGAAGATACGGATAAAGTGATCGAGGCGCTCGAAGGCGCGGACATGGTCTTCGTCACCACCGGCCTCGGCGGCGGCACCGGCACAGGGGCCGCGCCGATCGTCGCCAGTCTGGCAGCGGAACTGGGCGCATTGACGGTGGCCGTCGTCACGAAGCCGTTTGCCTTCGAAGGGAAGAAGCGCCTCTTGCAGTCGGAACGCGGCCTGACCGACTTGAAGGACTGCGTCGATACCGTTATCACCATTCCCAACGAACGCCTGCTGGCGACGCTGGAACGCGGCACCAGCCTGTTCGACGCATTCCGGATCGCCGACGATATCCTGCGCCAGGCCGTCCAGGGTATTTCGGATCTGATCATCGTGCCCGGTCTCATCAACCTCGACTTTGCGGACGTCAAAACCGTCATGTCCGGCATGGGAATGGCGCTGATGGGCACAGGAAACGCGACAGGCGACAATCGCGCCGTCGAAGCGGCAAAGAAAGCCATCTCCAGCCGGCTGCTCGAAGACGGCTCCATTCAGGGCGCGCGTGGCGTGCTGATCAACATTACGGGCGGCCACGACCTTCTGCTGCATGAAGTCAGTGAAGCTTCAAGCATCATCCATGACGCCGCCGATCCCGAGGCCAATATCATCTTCGGCGCGGTCCTCGATGATCGAATGAAAGATGAAGTGAAGATTACGGTCATCGCCACCGGCTTCGAGAGACGAACTGAGACTGTCGCCGCCGGACCCGCTGCCTCGATAATGAACAGCAAACCGTCCATTTCCGGTCCGGACCTCGAAATTCCTGCCTTCCTTCGGCGGGCACAGAAGTAG
- the ftsA gene encoding cell division protein FtsA, with protein MGRKEKYIVGLDIGSTKVCTLIAEARESGMAPIGIGVSESKGLKKGAVVNLEAAVESIKKSVGEAEAMASCEVETVYAGLAGPHVKSFNSRGVTSIPTRSREINSDDVRRVIETARAVALSPDREIIHILPQEFTVDDQTGIGDPLGMIGTRLEVNVHIVTSSTTAAQNIITAVNRSGLLVGDTVLEPIAVGEAILSEDEKELGCVLVDIGGGKTNLAIYHRGAVRHSVVVPLGGELFTNDIAVGLRTSIPEAERLKREQGCALSSMAQTDEVFEVSGMGTRQPRAIAQTVLSDIIQPRAEEIAHLVRNEIRNSGYERMAGAGVVIVGGGAMLRGLVELAEDILDLPVRIGTCSGFSESLLEKLPQLMGPEFATVTGLVLYGNRRRKTHDFHENSNSGFKKFLAKFRSFL; from the coding sequence ATGGGGCGTAAAGAAAAATACATTGTAGGTCTCGACATCGGGTCGACGAAGGTCTGCACGTTGATCGCGGAGGCGCGTGAATCGGGCATGGCGCCGATCGGCATCGGCGTGTCCGAGTCGAAAGGCCTCAAGAAGGGCGCTGTCGTCAATCTCGAAGCGGCTGTCGAATCGATCAAGAAGAGTGTTGGTGAGGCCGAGGCGATGGCAAGCTGCGAAGTCGAAACGGTATATGCGGGCCTCGCCGGTCCCCACGTCAAAAGTTTCAACAGCCGCGGTGTCACTTCGATTCCGACGCGATCTCGCGAGATCAACAGCGACGATGTCCGCCGGGTGATCGAGACGGCGCGGGCGGTTGCCCTCTCGCCGGACCGCGAGATCATTCACATCCTGCCGCAGGAATTCACCGTCGACGACCAGACCGGCATCGGTGATCCGCTGGGTATGATCGGCACGCGGCTTGAGGTCAATGTCCACATCGTCACGAGTTCCACCACCGCGGCCCAGAACATCATCACTGCCGTCAATCGGAGCGGCCTTCTGGTCGGCGATACGGTTCTCGAACCCATTGCCGTCGGTGAAGCCATTCTCAGCGAAGACGAAAAGGAATTGGGTTGCGTGCTGGTCGATATCGGCGGCGGCAAAACGAATCTTGCCATTTATCACCGTGGTGCGGTAAGGCACAGTGTCGTGGTGCCGCTTGGCGGCGAGCTCTTCACCAACGACATTGCCGTCGGGCTGCGCACCTCGATTCCCGAAGCGGAGCGGCTGAAGCGCGAACAGGGCTGCGCATTATCGTCGATGGCGCAGACGGACGAAGTATTTGAGGTTTCCGGAATGGGCACCCGCCAGCCCCGCGCCATCGCCCAGACGGTATTGAGCGACATCATCCAGCCGCGTGCAGAAGAGATCGCGCACCTCGTCCGCAATGAAATCCGCAATTCGGGCTATGAACGCATGGCCGGCGCCGGCGTTGTGATCGTCGGTGGCGGCGCGATGTTGCGCGGCTTGGTTGAACTGGCCGAAGACATCCTCGACCTGCCCGTCCGCATCGGAACCTGCTCCGGGTTTTCCGAATCGCTGCTGGAAAAGCTGCCGCAGCTGATGGGCCCGGAATTCGCTACCGTCACAGGCCTGGTACTGTACGGCAACCGGCGGCGAAAGACGCACGATTTTCACGAGAACTCCAATTCAGGTTTTAAAAAATTTCTAGCGAAATTCAGGAGCTTTTTATGA
- a CDS encoding FtsQ-type POTRA domain-containing protein yields MKLKGKALVVAASLLFAICLIPAGWAAYSAIVYLTTDSRFEVRKLSVSGLKRVEENQVLAKAGFETGTNVFRVKLDKIRDRVEQLPWVRYAMVERVLPDKIIIKIVEREPIGLARINGEVYQFDSDAKILEPDPVGGTSFPILDGLRIDDPKGNAGKVDVYRRVVEDLGQPALSEVHISDAQDVTVVSASDPLLVNLGTMDFRIRWIKYLQLKPQIQQQYPQAVRVDLRFKNQVIVKMKDDDSGEKIVWGVKKNTL; encoded by the coding sequence ATGAAACTTAAGGGTAAAGCACTGGTTGTCGCCGCATCGCTGCTTTTCGCGATTTGTCTGATTCCGGCCGGGTGGGCTGCATATTCGGCGATCGTCTATCTGACGACGGATTCGCGATTCGAAGTTCGAAAATTGTCCGTCTCCGGTTTGAAACGCGTCGAAGAGAATCAGGTGCTTGCGAAAGCAGGTTTTGAAACAGGGACGAACGTTTTTCGTGTGAAGCTCGACAAAATCCGGGACCGCGTCGAACAGCTTCCCTGGGTTCGCTACGCGATGGTCGAGCGGGTTCTGCCGGACAAAATCATCATCAAAATCGTCGAACGTGAACCGATCGGCCTGGCGCGAATTAACGGCGAGGTGTATCAGTTCGATAGCGATGCCAAGATCCTCGAACCCGATCCAGTCGGCGGAACCAGCTTCCCGATTCTCGACGGACTACGGATCGACGATCCGAAGGGGAACGCCGGAAAAGTCGATGTCTACCGCCGCGTTGTCGAAGACCTTGGGCAGCCGGCGCTTTCGGAGGTGCACATCTCGGATGCGCAGGACGTGACGGTCGTTTCGGCGAGCGATCCGCTGCTTGTGAATCTGGGCACCATGGATTTTCGAATCCGCTGGATCAAATACCTGCAGCTCAAGCCGCAGATTCAGCAGCAATATCCACAGGCTGTCCGCGTTGACCTGCGATTCAAGAATCAAGTCATCGTCAAGATGAAGGATGACGATTCCGGCGAAAAGATTGTATGGGGCGTAAAGAAAAATACATTGTAG